Proteins from one Arthrobacter sp. DNA4 genomic window:
- the cydB gene encoding cytochrome d ubiquinol oxidase subunit II, producing the protein MELLPTIWFIAIAVLWTGYLFLEGFDLGVGMLMKLFARNNTERRVLLNTIGPVWDGNEVWLLTAGGATFAAFPLWYASLFSALYLPLLVVLLALIFRAVAFEYRGKVDTDSWRNRWDWAIALGSFFAAFGVGAALALTTTGLPLNANGDREGGPMAWFSGYALLGGVAVVGFSLLHALAFLALKTDGEVRHRARQWFVRLLPVLLLPIAAWALAIQFMDGKPWTWAAVVLAVGAAITAWLLARRGSEGRAFLALGAFLVLGTTAIFGAVFPVVLPSTLDSAFDLTISNASSSDYTLGLMSIVAAFGLPLVIAYQAWTYWVFRRRVSAAHIPEAHSFLPAVAARAFTTKG; encoded by the coding sequence ATGGAACTGCTTCCCACCATTTGGTTCATCGCCATCGCGGTGCTGTGGACCGGCTACCTCTTCCTGGAGGGCTTCGACCTGGGCGTCGGCATGCTGATGAAGCTCTTCGCCCGCAACAACACCGAACGCCGCGTGCTGCTGAACACCATCGGACCCGTCTGGGACGGCAACGAGGTGTGGCTGCTGACCGCCGGGGGCGCCACCTTCGCCGCCTTCCCGCTCTGGTACGCGTCCTTGTTCTCCGCGCTCTACCTGCCGCTGCTGGTGGTCCTGCTGGCCCTGATCTTCCGCGCCGTGGCGTTTGAATACCGCGGCAAGGTGGACACCGACAGCTGGCGGAACCGGTGGGACTGGGCCATCGCGCTGGGCTCCTTCTTCGCAGCCTTCGGCGTGGGCGCCGCCCTGGCCCTCACCACCACCGGCCTTCCGCTGAACGCCAACGGCGACCGCGAGGGCGGCCCCATGGCCTGGTTCAGCGGCTACGCCCTCCTTGGCGGCGTGGCAGTGGTGGGTTTCTCGCTCCTGCACGCCCTGGCCTTCCTGGCCCTCAAGACCGACGGGGAGGTCCGGCACCGGGCCCGCCAGTGGTTCGTGCGGCTGCTGCCGGTCCTGCTCCTGCCCATCGCGGCATGGGCCCTCGCCATCCAGTTCATGGACGGCAAGCCCTGGACCTGGGCCGCCGTCGTCCTGGCCGTTGGCGCCGCCATCACTGCCTGGCTGCTGGCACGGAGGGGTTCTGAAGGCAGGGCCTTCCTGGCACTGGGTGCCTTCCTGGTGCTGGGCACCACCGCCATCTTCGGGGCCGTGTTCCCCGTGGTGCTGCCCTCCACGCTGGACAGCGCCTTCGACCTCACCATCTCCAACGCATCCTCCTCGGACTACACCCTGGGACTGATGAGCATCGTGGCAGCCTTCGGGCTTCCCCTGGTCATCGCCTACCAGGCCTGGACCTACTGGGTCTTCCGCCGCCGCGTCAGCGCCGCCCACATCCCGGAAGCCCACAGCTTCCTCCCGGCGGTCGCCGCCAGGGCCTTCACCACCAAGGGCTGA
- a CDS encoding cytochrome ubiquinol oxidase subunit I — MDALEIARWQFGITTVYHFMMVPLTIGLGLVVAVIQTAWYRTGKPEYLRMTKFWGKLFLINFIMGVATGIVQEFQFGMAWSEYSRFVGDVFGAPLALEALLAFFVESTFLGLWIFGWKQLKPAIHLACLWVAVVGSALSAYFIIVANSWMQHPVGVEMINGRPVMTDAWAVFTNNTALVAVPHTLFGALAVAGRFLLGIAWYHLWRRRHDGIDTVGADGKVIPGEDVRIPGRDRADHSVWIRSLRIGAVVAMISFAGTAVTGDLQGKLMFQQQPMKMAAAEAACHDGTGFSVLSIGNVGSKNCDDVVAVIEVPGILSFLAKGDFTTEVKGVNSLLPEYKANYGTNLPDNPIYGERAGQEIEYVPVMEVTYWGFRMMIGFGGLAALAALVALWLTRKGTVPEARWLMRLAVFGILAPFGANAAGWIFTEMGRQPFVVAPNPDPSGIDQVFMFTAAAVSPGVSAGELIASLVALTAVYAVLLVVEVKLLVKYIRGGVVSAMPELGHAPADENEDQTPGPGGNGDTKPADDVLAFAY, encoded by the coding sequence ATGGACGCCTTGGAAATCGCACGCTGGCAATTTGGTATCACCACGGTCTACCACTTCATGATGGTGCCGCTGACCATTGGCCTGGGTTTGGTGGTCGCCGTAATCCAGACCGCCTGGTACCGCACCGGAAAGCCCGAGTACCTGCGCATGACCAAGTTCTGGGGAAAGCTTTTCCTCATCAACTTCATCATGGGCGTTGCCACGGGCATCGTGCAGGAGTTCCAGTTCGGCATGGCCTGGAGCGAGTACAGCCGCTTCGTCGGTGACGTCTTCGGCGCACCGCTGGCCCTCGAGGCACTCCTCGCCTTCTTTGTCGAGTCCACCTTCCTGGGTCTGTGGATTTTCGGCTGGAAGCAGCTCAAGCCCGCCATCCACCTGGCCTGCCTCTGGGTGGCCGTCGTAGGATCGGCACTTTCCGCCTACTTCATCATCGTCGCCAACAGCTGGATGCAGCACCCGGTGGGCGTGGAAATGATCAACGGCCGGCCCGTCATGACCGACGCCTGGGCAGTGTTCACCAACAACACCGCCCTCGTCGCCGTCCCGCACACCCTGTTCGGCGCCCTCGCCGTGGCCGGCAGATTCCTCCTGGGCATCGCCTGGTACCACCTCTGGCGGAGACGGCACGACGGCATTGACACAGTGGGTGCCGACGGCAAGGTCATCCCGGGTGAAGACGTCCGCATCCCAGGCCGTGACCGTGCAGACCACAGCGTGTGGATCCGGTCCCTGCGGATCGGCGCAGTGGTGGCCATGATCTCCTTCGCCGGCACCGCGGTAACCGGCGACCTGCAGGGCAAGCTCATGTTCCAGCAGCAGCCCATGAAGATGGCCGCAGCGGAGGCCGCCTGCCACGACGGCACCGGCTTCTCCGTCCTGAGCATCGGCAACGTGGGATCCAAGAACTGCGACGACGTCGTGGCCGTGATCGAGGTCCCGGGGATCCTGTCCTTCCTGGCCAAGGGTGACTTCACCACCGAGGTCAAGGGTGTCAACAGCCTGCTGCCCGAATACAAGGCCAACTACGGAACCAACCTGCCGGACAATCCCATTTACGGTGAGCGCGCGGGCCAGGAGATCGAATACGTACCCGTCATGGAAGTCACCTACTGGGGGTTCCGGATGATGATCGGCTTCGGCGGACTCGCCGCCCTGGCGGCGCTGGTGGCACTCTGGCTCACCCGCAAGGGGACGGTACCCGAGGCGCGGTGGCTCATGCGGCTGGCCGTGTTCGGCATCCTGGCACCCTTCGGCGCCAACGCTGCCGGCTGGATCTTCACCGAGATGGGCCGCCAGCCGTTCGTGGTTGCCCCCAACCCCGATCCCAGCGGCATTGACCAGGTATTCATGTTCACTGCAGCCGCCGTCTCACCGGGTGTCTCCGCAGGGGAGCTGATCGCCTCCCTGGTGGCCCTGACCGCCGTGTACGCCGTCCTGCTGGTGGTGGAAGTGAAGCTGCTGGTCAAGTACATCCGCGGCGGTGTGGTCTCCGCGATGCCGGAACTGGGCCACGCACCGGCGGACGAAAACGAGGACCAGACGCCCGGGCCCGGCGGCAACGGGGACACCAAGCCCGCCGACGACGTCCTGGCCTTCGCCTACTAA